The genomic region CATTAGGTTGTTGGCATGCTTGATTTTGATGTGTTGGAAACTTCAAATCCATAAAATACGAGGAGATATGTGCACCCGGGTAGAAGAATTCTGCTACATAACAGACAATACATACTTCAGAGACGAGGTTTGTTTTGTGTGTGTTTAAAAAAAGATACAACAGACATTATCTGATATTCTCTTGTTTGTCACTCACGACCACTAATAAATAACATGTACATTCAAAGGTTCTAGAAATGGAAGCTTTTGTGCTGAACTACTTGAAGTTTGAAATGACAGCGCCTACGACAAAGTGTTTCTTGAGGTGCTTTTCTGTTCTGCCACCGCGCTCTGGACTTGCACCGATGTCGCGCACGTGCTCCTGCAGTTCAGCCTCGCCTGGTGCGGCAAGCTCATCCGGTACGCCCGCGCCGTCGCCGCGCACTACGTCCGCTTCGTCAAGGGCCTCTGCTTCGACCTCTTCATCATTAGGGGTGGAAACAGAGCTTTCAATGCATGCTGGAGGTGCGCGATGTGATCAATATAATCCATGCTTGATAAATGATGACAATGGTGATGGCCATGATATATGGTCAATATTGTATTGATCTTTTTCCGAGTTTTAGGCTATCATGTTGTTTGCTGGAATGGAGATATTTCATTGTTCACTTGGTTCTTGTGACAGTTTATTACCTTATTTCGGTGCTTTCTTAGTACCTTTTTATGAGATTTGAGTTATAAATAACACTTCTCCAATCGTGCTGTCATTATAACTCAGTGATATTATTAAAATCATATATAAAAATCTTTAtgttactgatggttgcaatataATGGTGAAATaggtagattaaaataacaaatttTATGTATGGGTAGGATCTAAATGGATttcgaaacattttctcataacaagaTAGCACatatttgtatataagttatcgtgttattataagttctcgttgcaacgcacggacactcacctagtaaatATATTAAAGTGAAGAGGTTTTCCTCATGACCAACTTATCTGTAAAGCGATATTTCCGCAATCACCGTTTATCATATCCACACCGAATTATTTATGTTTAGATATATACAGCAGCAAAAACTGAATTACTGGggatattttttttaaaaaaaaagaaaacaatcCCGTCGCAGGCACAAGAAAACAAAATGCACAGCCCACAGGCGACGCTGCTGCCTTGCCTCATATACACGGGCACCTCGCCtcgctcccctccccagcacaggCCAGCAAGACGCCATAACCACCCACCGTACCCCGCCGCTCGTCGTTGCCTCCCGGCCGGTGCGACGAGCGAACGGCTGGTCGGCGGACGCAAGTCGACGATCGAGAGCAGACTGCGCGCAGCaagaaggatcgttcggtcgatcCGATCCCGGTCCATGGGTGTTCACCGGCTGAAGAAGCAGCACTCGTCCGCGCCGTCGCTGGGCGGCGGGTCCGGGTCGTCGATGCCGCCCAAGGGGTGTATGGCGGTGCGCGTGGTGGGGCCCGCGGGCGGCGGCCataaggaggaggaggaggaggaggagcggtTCGTGGTCCCCGTGGGGTACCTGACGCACCCGCTCTTCGTGGCGCTGCTCAAGGCGGCGGAGGAGGAGTACGGCTTCGAGCAGAAGGGCGCCATCACCATCCCCTGCGGCGTCGACCACTTCCGCCGCGTCCAGGGCATCATCCACCACCACCGCgtctccggcggcggcggcggcggcggtggaggaggACACCACAACAGCAACCACTTCCACATCGCCGGCTGCTTCCGCGCCTGAATCGGTCGGTCGGCGGTGGTGTGAAGGGAGGTCGATCGATCGAGCAATCCAACCATGCTCGTCCCCGACGGATCGAAGAACAACAATAATATTTACTAGGGTTTTCTTCTTCTTGGTTAGGATTTAGACGCAGGCCGGCCGGGGTCGACCGATCGATGATCGAAGGATCATGGTTGGCTCCCGCCTGCGATCGAGTAGTAGCCGGTCGGAACCAGTGATTCGTGGATCGGATtggtcgttcgttcgttcgtttggACATGCAATGCATACGGATCGATCGATCGGTCGGTCGGTCGATGGTGATGATATTGATATGTTTTTGGAGGAGTATACGCGTTTCAGTGCTCGTTAGACTTTATGCTCTGTCCCCCTCCTCCGTCCTCCTCCCTTTCCCTGTTCTTTCACTTTCATGGCGTTCCTCTTTCCTTCTCCTTTTTCTGAATGCTTTCTCTTTTGTGAATAATGCAGACTAGCTAATAGTACTACTAGTGGCTACTAGGCATATGTTGTCTGTCATACATATCTCTCTTTTTTTTTCCTGGTATAATTCATCAGGTTCTTCCTGCTGCTACTAGTTCGTGTCCACCATTCTAAAAATACCCAATAACCTCGTGCAAACAGTCCAGGGTACACATCATATATTGTTTCATTTCCTTCTGATGACACATCTCCTCTATTCTCCCTCACAG from Zea mays cultivar B73 chromosome 6, Zm-B73-REFERENCE-NAM-5.0, whole genome shotgun sequence harbors:
- the LOC100279159 gene encoding uncharacterized protein LOC100279159 — translated: MVGLLDRSTSLHTTADRPIQARKQPAMWKWLLLWCPPPPPPPPPPETRWWWMMPWTRRKWSTPQGMVMAPFCSKPYSSSAALSSATKSGCVRYPTGTTNRSSSSSSSLWPPPAGPTTRTAIHPLGGIDDPDPPPSDGADECCFFSR